The genome window CAACTCGGCATGGCAAACACGTCGGTGCGCCGATAACATTCCCGAAGCTCGCCATAAGGAACTCGACCAAGGAATCGGATCGCGCCGCTGCGGATGTGTCCCAGACGTTCGGCTCGCGCTTCGATGTCGGCTCGCGCATCCCCGCCGCCGACGATGTCGAGACGCGCCGTCGGAAGAAAGCGGCGCACGTCAGTCCAAACCGAAATGAGCTCCTCGTGACCCTTGTAACGCTCGGAACCGGTCATGCGACCGACGATCAGTACGGAGGGCACCGAATCTGCGGGTGCGATTCCCTCCGTGGGATTCGAATCCAAATCGCGATTGAGTCCAAGCCAGCAAACGGTGCCCGGAATTCGCTTCCATTCGGGATTGAATTCGAAAAATCGATTCAAGGTGAATCGGCTATTCGACAAAATTCCGTCGGTCGCTTCGAGGCCCGCGCGCTGCGGCAGGGACAACTTGCGCCAGCATTCGACACCGTGAATGAATTGTACGAGCTTCCCGCGGGCGCCGCGGAGCAATCGACCGACCGGGCCGACACCAATATGCGTCGTAAAGACGAAATCGTGCTCCCCTCGTTCGGCCGCCGCAGCCGCCAACATCGAAAGGCGTGCCCCTCCAAACCCTCGGAAACGCAAAGGCGGCCGGCGAAGACCACTGGCGCGCGCGACATCGACCTCCGAACATGGCTTGTCATGCAATGCCCAAATGTCGAAATCAATGGGAATCCCACGCTCGTCCGCAATACGCTCGATTTGACGAAGCGCCTGCCGAGTGACGGTGGGTATGCCTCCTTGGGTCGTATCGACGAGATCGGGACAAAGCAGAGTAAACTTCATTGGTAAACCCGCGAAAGAGCCGATCGCCGACAATCAATCCACCGACAGTGCATGACTGTCGAAGTACGCGACGAGCGCAGTCAAGCAAAATACGCGCGAGAATGCAACCCGCCGCTGAAGAAACGCTTGCCAAATGTCCGCCGCCGCGCGCGCGTTCAAAAACGGCAAACGCCGAATGGGCGCACCAAGAAGCATTTCCTCCGCCCACGGACGTAGCGGCCCCCTCAACCAATCCCCAAATGGTAAACAAAAGCCCATCTTCGCCTTACGCAAAACGTTGTTTGGCAAATCACCAACAGCTTGGGTGAGCAGCGGCTTGTTCACTTTGCGGTCGAGTTTTACGTGGGCTGGCAAACGTAAAACATGCTCGATGAGCACGTGGTCGACGAGCGGTACGCGGACTTCCAACGCATGCCGCATGCTCATGACATCCGCGTCGCGCAAGAGCGTATCGCGAAGATAATTGGACAACTCGAGCGCCGAATAGGCATTTTCCGGCTCGAGATCCCCGCGTTCGAGCAGCGTGGCGAAACCCGGAGGAATCGTGACGGGCAAAAAGGGTGCGTCTTCGGCAAATTCGGGGCTGATGAGCTGCCGGATTTGCTCGACCCCGAACATCGACCGCAACGTAGCATATGTTTTACTGGGCGAACCACCGGCTCGAAGGAGATCGGCAAATTTTTGAATGCGGTGAGGGACGCGCCCAATCTGCGTCACGACGGATGCTGCGCGATCGAGATACGGGGAAATGCGGCGCGTGAGGCGACCGATGGCGAGCGCCAAACCAAATTGCCCAAAACCTCCATAACCTGCAAACACCTCGTCCCCGCCAAGACCGGAAAGCGCGACGGAGAGCCCCGATTGCCGGGCTGCCTTGGAGACGATGTACGTATTGAATCCGTCGTGAGATGGCTGGTCGAGCGACATCATGACGTCGTCGATGCTGGAGAGCGTATCGCGGCCGGCAAGGCGAACTTCGCAATGGTTCGAGCCAATGCGACGCGCCGTTTCGGCCGCAATGCGCCCTTCGCTGAACGACTCCTCCTCGAACGTGACCGTGAACGTGCGAATGGGCGAGCTCGACGTTCGCGCCGCAAAGGACGCGATGGTCGTGCTGTCGATACCACTCGAAAGGAATACCCCGAGCGGCACGTCGGCGATGAGCCGCAATCGAATCGCGTCGGCCAAGACCGAACGGACGTCGTCGACCGCTGCATGCATGCTCGTGTTCGTAGAAGGCTCCACGGGCACGCTCCAATAGGTCCACGAGCTCACGCTGCCATTCGAATATTCGAGAATGGTTCCCGGCGGAAGCGGAGCGATGTCGGAGACGATCGTATCGGGCTCGGAGACCGAACCGGTGGACAAGTACGAAGCAACGGCGCGGCGAGAAATCGTTTTGGCGGAAAACCCCGTTCGTACGAGCGCCCGAACTTCGGAAGTAAAAGCAAAATACCCCGGACCCGACGTGAAATACAGAGGCTTGATGCCCATGTGATCGCGCGCGAGCACGAGCTTGCGCTCGCGACGGTCCCAAATCCCGAAGGCAAACATGCCCCGAAACCGCGCAATCGCGTCCGTGCCCCATTGCGCATAAGCTTCGAGGATCACTTCGGTGTCGCAACTGCCACGAAATCGCACGCCGAGCGCTTCGAGTTTGGCACGAAGCTCGGGAAAGTTGTAAACTTCGCCGTTGTATACGATCGTGTAGCGACCATCAGGCGTCGTCATCGGCTGCCGACCATTCGGAGACAGGTCGATGATCGCCAATCGGGTATGCGCTAGGCCGCATTCGAGCGGTTCATCGTGGATCTCGAGCAATGAAGAATCGTCTGGACCTCGATGATGCAGCGCCTGCAGGGCGGTTTCGAGAACCGCGCGGCCACCTTTTTCAGGCTTGGTGGTGACATATCCAAAAATACCGCACACGTGTCGTGGCTCCTATTCATGCTTTCGTGGCATCGCAAAGGAAAGTGTCAACATGTGGCGATCGGTCGTCAATGCGCGGACTTCCCCAAAGCTCGCGCGCGTTCCTCGATGATACGTTTGCGAATGGCTTCATCCATGCCGCCGCGTTTTGCCGCCAATCGTTCGAGTGCGTCGACACATTGGGCATGAGCTCCTCCACGACTGGCCGCATCCGCCAGAGCAAGCCAGCGCGCCTCGGTTGGCTCTTCGCGCGCCGCACGCGCATAAAGCGCAATCGCGGATGCCGCATCGCCGCGTTGTTCCCGCAC of Polyangiaceae bacterium contains these proteins:
- a CDS encoding glycosyltransferase family 4 protein, yielding MKFTLLCPDLVDTTQGGIPTVTRQALRQIERIADERGIPIDFDIWALHDKPCSEVDVARASGLRRPPLRFRGFGGARLSMLAAAAAERGEHDFVFTTHIGVGPVGRLLRGARGKLVQFIHGVECWRKLSLPQRAGLEATDGILSNSRFTLNRFFEFNPEWKRIPGTVCWLGLNRDLDSNPTEGIAPADSVPSVLIVGRMTGSERYKGHEELISVWTDVRRFLPTARLDIVGGGDARADIEARAERLGHIRSGAIRFLGRVPYGELRECYRRTDVFAMPSCGEGFGLVYLEAMAEEKPCIASTNDAACEVVIGGETGLLVRYGDRPGLARVVVELLDDVDKRRRLGKLGRQRLLQHFTEEHFGGRLWNALSAFAPDLRPAG
- the asnB gene encoding asparagine synthase (glutamine-hydrolyzing), whose translation is MCGIFGYVTTKPEKGGRAVLETALQALHHRGPDDSSLLEIHDEPLECGLAHTRLAIIDLSPNGRQPMTTPDGRYTIVYNGEVYNFPELRAKLEALGVRFRGSCDTEVILEAYAQWGTDAIARFRGMFAFGIWDRRERKLVLARDHMGIKPLYFTSGPGYFAFTSEVRALVRTGFSAKTISRRAVASYLSTGSVSEPDTIVSDIAPLPPGTILEYSNGSVSSWTYWSVPVEPSTNTSMHAAVDDVRSVLADAIRLRLIADVPLGVFLSSGIDSTTIASFAARTSSSPIRTFTVTFEEESFSEGRIAAETARRIGSNHCEVRLAGRDTLSSIDDVMMSLDQPSHDGFNTYIVSKAARQSGLSVALSGLGGDEVFAGYGGFGQFGLALAIGRLTRRISPYLDRAASVVTQIGRVPHRIQKFADLLRAGGSPSKTYATLRSMFGVEQIRQLISPEFAEDAPFLPVTIPPGFATLLERGDLEPENAYSALELSNYLRDTLLRDADVMSMRHALEVRVPLVDHVLIEHVLRLPAHVKLDRKVNKPLLTQAVGDLPNNVLRKAKMGFCLPFGDWLRGPLRPWAEEMLLGAPIRRLPFLNARAAADIWQAFLQRRVAFSRVFCLTALVAYFDSHALSVD